CGAGCCGATTGTGGTGAAGTGGATGATCCTATGCTGTCGAGAAAAGCCTCTAGCGAGTTTCATGGCGGCCCGTACCCTAAACCGACTCAGGTGGTCAGGTAGAGAATACCGAGGCGTTCGGGTGAACTATGGTTAAGGAACTCGGCAAAATGCCCCCGTAACTTCGGGAGAAGGGGGGCCATCACTGGTGATCGGATTTACTCCGTGAGCTGGGGGTGGCCGCAGAGACCAGCGAGAAGCGACTGTTTACTAAAAACACAGGTCCGTGCGAAGCCGTAAGGCGATGTATACGGACTGACGCCTGCCCGGTGCTGGAACGTTAAGGGGACCGGTTAGTGACCTTTCGGGGTTGCGAAGCTGAGAACTTAAGCGCCAGTAAACGGCGGTGGTAACTATAACCATCCTAAGGTAGCGAAATTCCTTGTCGGGTAAGTTCCGACCTGCACGAATGGCGTAACGACTTCTCGACTGTCTCAACCATAGGCCCGGTGAAATTGCACTACGAGTAAAGATGCTCGTTTCGCGCAGCAGGACGGAAAGACCCCGGGACCTTTACTATAGTTTGATATTGGTGTTCGGTTCGGCTTGTGTAGGATAGGTGGGAGACTTTGAAGCAGCCACGCCAGTGGTTGTGGAGTCGCCGTTGAAATACCACTCTGGTCGTGCTGGATGTCTAACCTCGGTCCGTGATCCGGATCAGGGACAGTGTCTGATGGGTAGTTTAACTGGGGCGGTTGCCTCCCAAAGAGTAACGGAGGCGCCCAAAGGTTCCCTCAGCCTGGTTGGCAATCAGGTGTTGAGTGTAAGTGCACAAGGGAGCTTGACTGTGAGACCGACGGGTCGAGCAGGGACGAAAGTCGGGACTAGTGATCCGGCGGTGGCTTGTGGAAGCGCCGTCGCTCAACGGATAAAAGGTACCCCGGGGATAACAGGCTGATCTTCCCCAAGAGTCCATATCGACGGGATGGTTTGGCACCTCGATGTCGGCTCGTCGCATCCTGGGGCTGGAGTCGGTCCCAAGGGTTGGGCTGTTCGCCCATTAAAGCGGTACGCGAGCTGGGTTTAGAACGTCGTGAGACAGTTCGGTCCCTATCCGCTGTGCGCGTAGGAATATTGAGAAGGGCTGTCCCTAGTACGAGAGGACCGGGACGGACGAACCTCTGGTGTGCCAGTTGTCCTGCCAAGGGCATGGCTGGTTGGCTACGTTCGGGAGGGATAACCGCTGAAAGCATCTAAGCGGGAAGCCTGCTTCAAGATGAGTATTCCCACCTCCTTGAGAGGGTAAGGCTCCCAGTAGACGACTGGGTTGATAGGCCAGATGTGGAAGCCCGGTAACGGGTGAAGCTGACTGGTACTAATAGGCCGAGGGCTTGTCCTCAGTTGCTCGCGTCCACTGTGTTAGTTCTGAAATAACGAACAGCTGTGTCAATGCCAGCGTTCAAATTTCATAGTGTTTCGGTGGTCATAGCGTTAGGGAAACGCCCGGTTACATTCCGAACCCGGAAGCTAAGCCTTTCAGCGCCGATGGTACTGCAGGGGGGACCCTGTGGGAGAGTAGGACGCCGCCGAACAATCATTGCGGGAAGCCCCGCACCAGCCCTTTACGGGCTCGGTGCGGGGCTTTTCTGCGTTCCGGACAGTGTTCGGTCACGGGCGCAGCCCAGGACTCGGCGGCCCTGAGGTGGATGATCGCGGGAGGCCATCAGGAAAGGTGAACGGGGTCGGGCCTCGGCCGCATGAGTCTGCTGATCCTCTCATCGGTGGCGTCGAGGGGGTCTGGCGTACATGCGCTCGTAGGGTTGGGGTATGGGCTACGACCTCGTCATCTTCGACAACGACGGCGTGCTGGTGGACAGCGAGCCGCTCGCCAACAGCATCCTCGCCGAGTACCTCACCGAGCTCGGGCACCCGACCTCGTACGAGGAGTCGCTCCGCGACTACATGGGGGCCGCCGTGCACCGGGTGCACGACCTCGTCATGGAGCGGACCGGGGAGCGGTTGCCGGACGACTTCGAGGCGCAGCTGAACGCGCGGACGTTCGCCGGCTTCGAGCGGGAGCTGAGGCCCGTGCCCGGGGTGGAGGAGGTGCTCGGGGCGCTGACCGCCAGTGGGGTCGGGTACTGCCTGGCCTCTTCCGCGAGTCACGAGCGGATCCGGGTCGGGCATCGGTCGGCCGGGCTCGACGGGTGGTTCGAGGAGGAGTGGATCTTCAGTTCGCAGGACGTGGGGAAGGGCAAGCCGGCGCCCGATCTGTTCCTGCACGCGGCCCGGTCCATGGGCGTGGAGCCCGCGCGGTGTGTCGTCGTCGAGGACAGCCCGCTCGGGATCCAGGCCGCCGTGGCCGCGGGGATGGACGTGTTCGCGTTCACCGCGATGCTCCCCGCCGACCAGCTGCCCGGCGCCACCAGGCACTTCGGGGACATGAAGCAGCTCACCGGGCTGCTCGAACTGGAAGCCGGACTGGGTATGTGATCTCTCTACCCACGGGTAGCCGCGGGCCCTACGCTGTGCCGCCATGACGGCAATGGCAGATGTGCGGCTGCGACGTGGGCGCGGGGCGCTGGGGTTCAGCTTCTTCGCGCAGGGTGTCGCCTTCGCGCTGCTCGTGACCAGGATTCCGGCCATCCAGGACCGGTACGGGATATCCGACGCCCTGCTGCCCGCCTTCCTCGCCGCCGTGCCGATCCTGGCGGGCGCGGCGAGCGTCGGCACCGAGCACCTCGTGAAGCGGGTCGCGCCCAGTGTGGTGCTGCGGTGGGCGCAGCCGGTGGTGCTGCTCTCCCTGCTGGGGGTCGGGGCCGGCAGCAGGATGTGGCACGTGGCCTTGGCGCTGGGGGCGTTCGGGCTGTCGGTGGGGGCGCTGGACGCCTCGATGAACATGCTCGGGGTGAGCCTCCAGCGGGCGTACGGGCGCAGCATCATGCTTGGCTTCCATGCCGCGTACAGCCTGGGCGGGATCCTGGGGGCCTCGGCCGCCTGGGTGGCGACGAGCGCGCACCTGGGGTTGTTCGAGAGCTATCTGCCGGCCTTGCTCGTGTTGCTTCCGTTGGTGCTGGTGGGGAGTCGGTTCTACGTCGACCAGAAGGACGACGGTGTCGTTGCCGAGAAGGGGCTGGGGCCCGGGGGGTTCAAGCTGCTGCTGCCGCTGTGTCTGGTGATGGCGTGCGCCTACATCGGGGACTCGACCGTCGCCAACTGGAGCGCCAAGTACCTGCAGGACGTGCTCGGGAGTTCGGAGCAGCTGGCCACCGTCCCCTACAACGTCTACATGGTGACCACGCTCATCGGGCGCACCGTGGGAGATCTCGGGGTGCGGAGGTTCGGGGCCGTCGCCGTGGTGCGGTGCGGGACGGTGGTGGCCGCGGGTGGGTTCGCCGTGGTCGCGGCCGCGCCGGGGGCTTGGGTGGGGATGCTCGGCTTCACGCTGCTGGGGATCGGGCTGTGCGTGATCGTGCCGCAGACCTTTGCTGCGGCCGGGAGGCTGTTTCCCGGGGCGGCATCCGATACGGCCATCGCGCGGCTGAACATCTTCAACTACGTGGGGTTCCTGATCGGGTCGCCGCTCGTGGGAGGGATCGGGGACGCCTGGAGCTATCGGGGCGCGATGCTCGTGCCGATGGTTCTCGTGCTGATCACGCTGTTCCATGCCCGCTCGTTCGGGCCGAAGGAGGCCCGATACGGTGTCGGGCATGAGCGGCCGCGGGTTGTTGATGTGGGACGAGGCGGTAACGAAGTATGACTTCGGGCCCAGCCATCCGATGGATCCGGTGCGCCTGGCGCTGACCATGGGGCTGGTGCGCGCCTTCGGGCTGGACCGGGCCATGGAGGTACGGGCGGCCCGCGCGGCCGGGGACTCGACGCTGCGGCTCGTCCACCGCGAGGACTACGTCGCCGCGGTGCGCGAGGTGTCCGCCGACCCCGGGATCGCGGACGGGTCGTACGGGCTGGGGACCATGGACGATCCGGCCTTCCACGGGATGCACGAGGCGTCCGCGCTGATCGCCGGGCAGTCCGTGGCGGGCGCGGAGGCGATCTGGCGCGGGGAGGCCGAGCACGCCGTGAACTTCGCCGGCGGGCTGCACCACGCGATGCCGGGCGGGGCGGCGGGCTTCTGCGTGTACAACGACGCGTCGCTGGCCATCGCGCGGCTCCTGGAGCTGGGGGCGGAGCGGGTCGCGTACGTGGATGTGGACGTGCACCACGGGGACGGGGTGCAGGCGGCGTTCTGGGACGATCCGCGGGTGCTGACGATCTCCGTGCACGAGCATCCCCGGACGCTGTTCCCGCAGACCGGATGGCCGGAGGAGACGGGCGGTCCCGAGGCGGAGGGGAGCGCGGTGAACGTCGCGCTGCCCGCCGGGACCGGAGACGAGGGGTGGCTGCGGGCCTTCCACTCGGTCGTGCCGGAGCTGCTGGCGGACTTCCGGCCGCAGGTGCTGGTGACCCAGCACGGGGCGGACACGCACTTCGAGGATCCGCTGGCGCACCTGGCGGTCTCGCTGGACGCCCAGCGGGCCGTGCAGGAGGCGTGTCACGACCTGGCGCACGAGTACGCGGAGGGGCGGTGGCTGGCGCTGGGGGGTGGCGGGTACGCGGTGGTGGACGTCGTACCGCGGTCGTGGACGCACCTGGTGGGGATCGCAGCGCACCGGCCGGTGGATCCGGAGTCGGCGGTGCCGGCGTCTTGGCGGGAGCTCGTGTACGCGCGGACGCGGCAGGTGGCGCCGGCGCGGATGACGGACGGGCGGGGGTCGGTGTCCTGGCGGGAGTGGGACGGGGGGTACGACCCCGCGGACCGGACGGATCAGGCCGTGCTGGCGACGCGGCGGGCCGTTTTTCCGTTGCGGGGGATGCTGGTCTGAGCCCTGCGGGGGCCTGTCCCCTACCCGCCCTTCCTCCGTTCCCCGGGCTCTGCCCGGACCCGGTCCTCAATCGCCGGACGGGCTGGAAGGAACTGGGGCTCCGCCCCAGACCCCGCGCCTCAAACGCCGGCGAGGCTGGATTGAGCCCGGCGCGGCTGGATGTGCCCGGCGGGGGATTGCGCCCCGGCGAGGCTTGATTGTGCGAGGGGTTACGCCAAGTGTGGGGCTGTTTCTTGGAATTGATGATCCACCAGGTGCGTTGAGGGAGCATCGGAGGGTGTTGAGCACCGGCGCCCTGCGTGCGCATCTGCTGGCCGCCCGGTTGGCCGGGCCCGTTGCCACCTCTCGGGAGGAGAGCCTGCGCAGCTACCGGCTGTTCGCGGCGCGGGATCCGCGGGTGCTGCTGGGGCTGGATCCGGAGTGGGGCTGGGGCGAGGGCGATCTGCTGAGGCTGATGTCGGACAAGTGCGGGGTGTCGGCGGATCCGGCGCACGTCAGCGGGCCGGACGTGATCGACCCGGAGCTGACGATGGCCGCGCTGGACGCCTTCGCGGGACGGCTGCGGGCGGTGGCCGGGGACGGGGCGCCCGTGCTGTTCGGGACGGGTCACCCGCACAGGCTCCTGGGCTTCTACGCCTCCTTGGCCAAGGCGATGTCGGCGGCGGGATGTGTTGTCCTCACCCCCGCGCAGGGGGCGAGTGTCGACGTGGCGACCCGGTTCGGCGTACGCACGTACAGCCTCGATTACGTACGGGGGGTCGCACTGGTGCGGGAACCCGGCGTGCGGTCGCCGGGGAGTGCGACCGGCGCGCACAGTCATTCGCCGCTGCCGGTTCGGATCGCGCTGGGGGCCCTGGCGGAGGCCGGCGGGCCGCTGCCGGAGCTGGTGGTCGGCGATCACGGGTGGGTCTGCGGCGCAGGTCAGCTCGGTGTGGAAGCGATCGGGCTGGCGGACACGGATGATCCCGCGCTGTTCGTGGGGGAGGCCGAGGGGCGGGTCTCGGTGGCCGTTCCGCTTGATGACGCGGTGCGTGCGGACTACTACCTGCCGCTTACTCGCTATGTGCTCAATCGGGCGAGTCTGTCGGGTCGGCAGGAGTGGACGTAGCTCCTCTTCCCCACTCGTATCACACGCCCCTACTCTGGGGAGTGAGCGTGCGACGACGAGGAGTAACCGGAGGGGAAGCCGGTGCCCGTCATGCGCGGAAGGTCAAGGTGTGTCATGGCTGCTGGCGAGAGGCCTCTCAGTGAGGTTCAGTTCCTGACCGTGGCGGAGGTCGCCTCGGTGATGCGAGTGTCGAAGATGACCGTGTACCGCCTGGTGCACAACGGTCATCTGCCCGCAATCCGGGTGGGCCGGTCCTTCCGGGTCCCCGAAAACGCGGTCCACGAGTACCTCCGAGAGTCCTATGTGGGGGTGGAGTCGGCCTGAGACTGACCCTCGGAAGCCCTCGGATTACAAGCTCGGAGCTCGGGACGGTAGGCTAGGCCGACGTAGGTCGTGTGGGCCCCGACGCCCCGCACCGAATGAAGAGAAGTGAGCGAGGGTAGTCGTGGGCTCTGTTATCAAGAAGCGGCGCAAGCGGATGGCTAAGAAGAAGCACCGCAAGCTGCTCAAGCGCACCCGCGTCCAGCGCCGTAACAAGAAGTAAACGGCAGCTGTACGTGTTCTCCGCAGCCCCTCCACCATCCTGGTGGGGGGGCTGCGGTGTAGCCGGAGACAGTTGTTCCGATCTAGGGAGGCGCTGAGCTCGTGGGGAAGGTCGTGCTCGTCACCGGGGCTGCCCGGCAGCTGGGGGGCCGCTTCGTGCGCCGGATCCAGCGTGATCCGGAGGTCGAGCGGGTGATCGCCGTGGACGCGGTGGTGCCGCCGCACCGGCTCGGATCGGCCGAGTTCGTCCGTACGGACATCAGGCAGTCCGCGATCGCCCGCGTGCTGGCCGAGCACGCCGTGGACACCGTGGTGCACCTGGCGGTGACCGGGGGCGGCGGGGGGAGCGGCGGCGGGCACAGCGCCGTCAAGGAAACGAACGTCATCGGGACGATGCAGCTCCTCGGGGCCTGCCAGAAGTCCCCGACGGTGCGGCGGCTCGTGGTGAAGTCCAGTACGAGCGTGTACGGGGGCACCTCGCGGGATCCGGCCGTCTTCACCGAGACCACGCAGCCGAAGTCGCTGCCGCCGGGCGGTTTCGCCAAGGACGCCTCCGAGGTCGAGGGATACGTACGGGGCTTCGCGCGCAGACGGCCGGACGTCGCGGTGTGCGTCCTGCGGTTCGCGAACATCCTGGGGCCCTTCGCGGACTCGGCGCTCGCCGAGTACTTCTCGATGCCCGTGATGCCGACCGTGCTGGGCTACGACCCGCGGCTGCAGTTCGTCCACGAGGACGACGTGCTCGACGTGTTGCGGCTGGCCGCGCAGGAGCCGCGGCGCGGGACGCTGAACAGCGGGACCTTCAACATCGCGGGCGACGGCGTACTGCTGCTGTCGCAGTGCTCGCGGCGGCTGGGGCGGCCGACGCTGCCGTTGCTGCTGCCCGCGGTGACGTGGGTCGGGCAGGCGCTGCGGGCGGTCGGGGTCACCGACTTCTCGCCGGAGCAGATCAGGCTCCTCACGCACGGCAGGGTCGTGGAGACCTCGCAGATGCGGGAGGTGCTCGGCTTCGAACCGATGTACACGACCACCGAGACCTTCGCGGACTTCGCGCGCAGCCGGGGCAACGGGCTGCTGCCGCCGGAGCGGGTGGGGCGGGTCGTGGACCGGGTCGCGGCCATGCTGGATGCAGACGTCGAAGCGGAAGCGGTTGAAGGAGCGAAGCGATAGTGGCGGACGCCAAGGTCATTCCGTTCGACGAGGACCGGCAGCGCCGGCGGGCGCCGGGACGCCGGGTCCGGGCGGTGCCCGAGCCCGAACCCGAGCACGGTCCTGAGGTGGTGGAGCCGCAGGCTCCCGCGCCGGCCCCGGCGGGTGAGGGCTGGGACAAGCGGATCGCCGGCGGACTGGCGTTCCTGCGGCGACGGATCACCGGGGACTACGAGGTCGACGAGTTCGGCTACGACAAGGAACTGACGGACCAGGTCCTGATGTCCCTGATCCGGCCGCTGTACGACAAGTACTTCCGGGTCGAGGTCAAGGGCATCGAGAACATCCCGAAGGAGGGTGGCGCGCTCATCGTGGCGAACCACTCGGGGACGTTGCCGCTCGACGGGCTGATGATGCAGGTGGCGGTCCACGACCACCACCCGGCTCAGCGGCACCTGCGGCTGCTGGCGGCGGACCTGGTGTTCATGCTGCCGGTGGTCAACGAGCTGGCACGGAAGGCCGGGCACACCCTGGCGTGCGCGGAGGACGCGCAACGGCTGCTGGAGGCCGGGGAGCTCGTCGGGGTCATGCCGGAGGGCTTCAAGGGGATAGGGAAGCCGTTCGGCGACCGGTACAAGCTGCAGCGCTTCGGGCGCGGCGGGTTCGTCTCGACGGCGCTGCGGGCGGGGACGCCGATCGTGCCGTGCTCGATCGTGGGGGCGGAGGAGATCTACCCGATGATCGGCAACGCGAAGACGCTGGCGCGGCTGCTGGGGATCCCGTACTTCCCGATCACGCCGACGTTCCCGTTGCTGGGGCCGCTGGGGGCGGTGCCGTTGCCGACGAAGTGGACGATCCAGTTCGGGGAACCTATCCCGACGGCCGGGTATGCGGCGGAGGCCGCCGAGGATCCGATGCTGATGTTCAACCTGACGGATCAGGTGCGGGAGCAGATTCAGCACACGTTGTACAAGCTGCTGGTGCAGCGGCGGTCCGTGTTCTTCTGACCGTTGAGTGCCGGGGCTCTGCCCCGGACCCCGCGCCTCAAACTCCCCCAGCTACCGCTGGGAGGGGCCCCCTGGCGAGGCTGGGTATGGCTGGATGTGGCGAAGGGGCCGCGCGTGCGCGGCCCCTTCGCCTTGTTCCTACTCCGCGTCCTCCCCGCTGATTCCCAGGCCCGGGAGGAGGCCCGGGAGGAGGGGTGGGAGGGTGATGTCCGGCTTCGTCTCGGACGGGGTGCCCGAGGCGGGTGGGGTGGACTGGCCCGCGGGCGGGTTCAGCAGGTTGCCCGTACCGCCCAGGAGGCCGCCCGGCGGGGGTGTGGTGCTGCCCGACGGGGACGGCGCGGGGCTGCCCGAGGGCTTGCCCGACGCCGGGGCGGACTGCTGCGCGCCGCCGGGGGTGCCCGGCTTGGCGGAGGAACCGGACGGGCCGGTCCCGCGCGTCTGTTCCGGGGGCTTGGGGAGCAGGCCCTGGAACGGCGCCACGTCTTCGTCTATGGCCTGGAAGACCGACTCCACCTCCCCGCCCACGTCGCCCAGCTGCGCCGGGAGCTTGTCCCGGAGCCTGCCCCACGCGTCGCGGTGGGAGCGGGAGAAGGACGACAGCGCCTGGATCGGGGCGAGCGAGCCGTCCCGGTCGTGGGCGGCCTGGAGGAGCCGGTGGCCCTCCTCGGCGTCGTGCTTCATGCCCGCGAGGGCCCGGCGGATCTCGCCCAGGGACTCGTGGTCCAGTACGCCCGTCCGGCCTCGCTCCATCAGCCTGCGGGCTTCCGACAGACGGTTCGAGGCCTGGTCGAGATAGAGCTCGCCCCGGTCCGTCTCGTCTTCGGTCATCCCCAGCTTCAGGTCCTCCATGCCCCGCTTCACGGGGTAGAGGTGGTCACCGGGCAGGGCGTCGGAACTGGCAGCGGCCACTCCGCTGAAGGCCCCTGCGGCCACACCCACGGTGAGGCCACCCGCTGCGATGCCCTTGGACCAGCGGGAGCGGGGCCGCAATTTCCGGAGCGAGGTCGCCCGGTG
This genomic window from Streptomyces sp. NBC_01351 contains:
- a CDS encoding lysophospholipid acyltransferase family protein: MADAKVIPFDEDRQRRRAPGRRVRAVPEPEPEHGPEVVEPQAPAPAPAGEGWDKRIAGGLAFLRRRITGDYEVDEFGYDKELTDQVLMSLIRPLYDKYFRVEVKGIENIPKEGGALIVANHSGTLPLDGLMMQVAVHDHHPAQRHLRLLAADLVFMLPVVNELARKAGHTLACAEDAQRLLEAGELVGVMPEGFKGIGKPFGDRYKLQRFGRGGFVSTALRAGTPIVPCSIVGAEEIYPMIGNAKTLARLLGIPYFPITPTFPLLGPLGAVPLPTKWTIQFGEPIPTAGYAAEAAEDPMLMFNLTDQVREQIQHTLYKLLVQRRSVFF
- a CDS encoding DUF5667 domain-containing protein: MIANVTPHRRANAFAQALEERTPSDLSEPDPAAEQSEAPAEPADHDRLLALASVLGERMPRPVLDPEVKVVQRAQLVAAMEAMVLEERAGGGAADPQVPEQRTGRGAHRATSLRKLRPRSRWSKGIAAGGLTVGVAAGAFSGVAAASSDALPGDHLYPVKRGMEDLKLGMTEDETDRGELYLDQASNRLSEARRLMERGRTGVLDHESLGEIRRALAGMKHDAEEGHRLLQAAHDRDGSLAPIQALSSFSRSHRDAWGRLRDKLPAQLGDVGGEVESVFQAIDEDVAPFQGLLPKPPEQTRGTGPSGSSAKPGTPGGAQQSAPASGKPSGSPAPSPSGSTTPPPGGLLGGTGNLLNPPAGQSTPPASGTPSETKPDITLPPLLPGLLPGLGISGEDAE
- a CDS encoding MFS transporter, with amino-acid sequence MADVRLRRGRGALGFSFFAQGVAFALLVTRIPAIQDRYGISDALLPAFLAAVPILAGAASVGTEHLVKRVAPSVVLRWAQPVVLLSLLGVGAGSRMWHVALALGAFGLSVGALDASMNMLGVSLQRAYGRSIMLGFHAAYSLGGILGASAAWVATSAHLGLFESYLPALLVLLPLVLVGSRFYVDQKDDGVVAEKGLGPGGFKLLLPLCLVMACAYIGDSTVANWSAKYLQDVLGSSEQLATVPYNVYMVTTLIGRTVGDLGVRRFGAVAVVRCGTVVAAGGFAVVAAAPGAWVGMLGFTLLGIGLCVIVPQTFAAAGRLFPGAASDTAIARLNIFNYVGFLIGSPLVGGIGDAWSYRGAMLVPMVLVLITLFHARSFGPKEARYGVGHERPRVVDVGRGGNEV
- a CDS encoding 30S ribosomal protein bS22, with translation MGSVIKKRRKRMAKKKHRKLLKRTRVQRRNKK
- a CDS encoding helix-turn-helix domain-containing protein; its protein translation is MAAGERPLSEVQFLTVAEVASVMRVSKMTVYRLVHNGHLPAIRVGRSFRVPENAVHEYLRESYVGVESA
- a CDS encoding acetoin utilization protein AcuC; the encoded protein is MSGRGLLMWDEAVTKYDFGPSHPMDPVRLALTMGLVRAFGLDRAMEVRAARAAGDSTLRLVHREDYVAAVREVSADPGIADGSYGLGTMDDPAFHGMHEASALIAGQSVAGAEAIWRGEAEHAVNFAGGLHHAMPGGAAGFCVYNDASLAIARLLELGAERVAYVDVDVHHGDGVQAAFWDDPRVLTISVHEHPRTLFPQTGWPEETGGPEAEGSAVNVALPAGTGDEGWLRAFHSVVPELLADFRPQVLVTQHGADTHFEDPLAHLAVSLDAQRAVQEACHDLAHEYAEGRWLALGGGGYAVVDVVPRSWTHLVGIAAHRPVDPESAVPASWRELVYARTRQVAPARMTDGRGSVSWREWDGGYDPADRTDQAVLATRRAVFPLRGMLV
- a CDS encoding NAD-dependent epimerase/dehydratase family protein, which encodes MGKVVLVTGAARQLGGRFVRRIQRDPEVERVIAVDAVVPPHRLGSAEFVRTDIRQSAIARVLAEHAVDTVVHLAVTGGGGGSGGGHSAVKETNVIGTMQLLGACQKSPTVRRLVVKSSTSVYGGTSRDPAVFTETTQPKSLPPGGFAKDASEVEGYVRGFARRRPDVAVCVLRFANILGPFADSALAEYFSMPVMPTVLGYDPRLQFVHEDDVLDVLRLAAQEPRRGTLNSGTFNIAGDGVLLLSQCSRRLGRPTLPLLLPAVTWVGQALRAVGVTDFSPEQIRLLTHGRVVETSQMREVLGFEPMYTTTETFADFARSRGNGLLPPERVGRVVDRVAAMLDADVEAEAVEGAKR
- a CDS encoding HAD family hydrolase, coding for MGYDLVIFDNDGVLVDSEPLANSILAEYLTELGHPTSYEESLRDYMGAAVHRVHDLVMERTGERLPDDFEAQLNARTFAGFERELRPVPGVEEVLGALTASGVGYCLASSASHERIRVGHRSAGLDGWFEEEWIFSSQDVGKGKPAPDLFLHAARSMGVEPARCVVVEDSPLGIQAAVAAGMDVFAFTAMLPADQLPGATRHFGDMKQLTGLLELEAGLGM
- a CDS encoding phosphatase, with translation MLSTGALRAHLLAARLAGPVATSREESLRSYRLFAARDPRVLLGLDPEWGWGEGDLLRLMSDKCGVSADPAHVSGPDVIDPELTMAALDAFAGRLRAVAGDGAPVLFGTGHPHRLLGFYASLAKAMSAAGCVVLTPAQGASVDVATRFGVRTYSLDYVRGVALVREPGVRSPGSATGAHSHSPLPVRIALGALAEAGGPLPELVVGDHGWVCGAGQLGVEAIGLADTDDPALFVGEAEGRVSVAVPLDDAVRADYYLPLTRYVLNRASLSGRQEWT